One genomic segment of Branchiostoma floridae strain S238N-H82 unplaced genomic scaffold, Bfl_VNyyK Sc7u5tJ_393, whole genome shotgun sequence includes these proteins:
- the LOC118408764 gene encoding coiled-coil domain-containing protein 33-like: VSLAVRPDEQSVWNHSYLFHHSRYNATIFSPTSALVIEYYPASSVVSESSWHMRHPIGFSSILLDQGVYHALTSEPGRLGVRVDGLLIQGTNLRTQPGSLPTVGAILRLITTERPDGIIAAASPELLPSLDSLVDGGYHRPISPRFVPPTPADEMLDGLDDVETGPSWRRKTKPRKPLKDGEWPGMDAVQDVLPEYISETTQPPPRRPPKDGLRQSYQPDDPYSHSLLDHQSKELDNYRAALKRMGADILKLREDIARLEAENSQLRRNLHMNRDAADALVGPAGLQALSRGDLVDKYALLQQKVSQQASSLKGQKERIQQLQNELIKKNDREAELLKQQKAQKPQQPIAPRVPENDARKKKMEDTIKRQEEVIEKMEKLLNKQLEKGTLPADRSLEAHSALALENARLRDELNRAKEQPRPQYPPGVKMDDEERLDLMAKLEKAEGRIISLENQLTENARMWGREKQELLIRMNERENGFARSSQMVLHDFPMSMGATVNGLGSPKLDPIK, encoded by the exons GTGAGCCTAGCGGTCCGTCCTGATGAGCAGTCGGTCTGGAACCACTCCTACCTGTTCCACCACAGCAGATACAACGCAACCATCTTCTCACCTACCTCTGCACTGGTTATAGAGTACTACCCTGCCTCATCAG TTGTGAGTGAGTCCAGTTGGCACATGCGGCACCCTATAGGCTTCTCCTCCATCCTGCTGGACCAGGGTGTGTACCACGCCCTGACCTCTGAACCAGGGAGGCTGGGCGTGCGTGTGGATGGTCTCCTCATACAG GGTACGAATCTGAGGACCCAACCTGGGAGTCTGCCTACAGTGGGTGCCATCCTCAGGCTGATAACCACAGAG CGCCCGGACGGCATCATCGCAGCGGCCAGTCCGGAACTCCTGCCCTCGCTAGACTCGCTGGTGGATGGCGGTTACCACCGGCCCATCTCTCCTCGATTTGTGCCGCCGACACCGGCAGACGAGATGCTGGATGGGCTGGATGATGTGGAGACGGGGCCGAGCTGGCGCCGCAAAACCAAACCCAGAAAG CCATTGAAAGATGGGGAGTGGCCGGGGATGGATGCGGTACAGGACGTTTTACCGGAGTACATCTCGGAGACGACACAACCTCCGCCGCGCAGACCTCCCAAGGATGGACTACGCCAGTCCTACCAGCCTGATGACCCCTACTCACACTCGCTTCTCGACCATCAGTCAAAG GAGCTGGATAACTACCGTGCGGCCCTGAAGCGGATGGGCGCGGACATCCTGAAGCTGCGTGAGGACATCGCCCGGCTGGAGGCGGAGAACAGCCAGCTCAGGAGGAACCTGCACATGAACAGGGACGCAGCGGACGCCCTGGTGGGGCCTGCTGGGCTACAGGCACTCAGCAGGGGAGACCTCGTGGACAAATATG cACTGTTACAGCAGAAGGTGAGCCAGCAGGCCTCCTCACTGAAGGGACAGAAGGAACGGATACAACAGCTGCAGAACGAACTCATCAAG AAAAATGACCGTGAGGCAGAGTTGTTGAAGCAGCAGAAAGCCCAGAAACCCCAGCAGCCTATTGCACCGAGGGTACCGGAGAATGATGCTAGGAAGAAGAAGATGGAAGATACCATCAAACGACAAGAGGAG GTTATAGAGAAGATGGAAAAGCTGCTGAATAAACAGTTAGAGAAGGGAACTCTGCCTGCAGACAGGAGCCTGGAGGCTCACTCTGCACTGGCTCTGGAGAACGCACGGCTCAGGGACGAACTCAACAGGGCTAAG GAGCAGCCCAGACCCCAGTACCCTCCTGGTGTGAAGATGGACGATGAGGAGAGGCTGGACCTGATGGCTAAATTGGAGAAGGCAGAGGGGAGGATCATTTCACTGGAGAACCAG TTGACGGAGAACGCCCGCATGTGGGGGAGGGAGAAGCAGGAGCTGCTGATCCGGATGAACGAGCGGGAGAATGGTTTCGCACGGTCGTCACAAATGGTTCTTCACGACTTCCCAATGTCCATG